The Pseudomonas entomophila genome segment GTGCCAAATGCACGCCGACACGGCCTGGGCCCCATACTTCGATCACCGCGTCGGTCACCTCTAGCAACAGCCGGGCACGGTTCTCCAGCGAGCCGCCGTAGCGGTCGCTGCGCTGGTTGGTGCTGCTTTGCAGGAACTGGTCGAGCAGGTAGCCGTTGGCGCCATGGATCTCGACACCGTCGAAGCCCGCCGCCTTGGCGTTCTCGGCGCCGCTGCGGTAGGCCTCGACGATATCGGCGATTTCCTCGGTCTCCAGGGCGCGCGGGGTCGGGTAGTCGCTGAGCGGTCGCACCAGGCTCACATGGCCTTTTGGCTGGATCGCGCTGGGCGCCACCGGCAGCTCGCCGTTCAGGTAGGACGGGTGGGAAATCCGCCCGACATGCCACAGCTGCAGGAAGATGCGCCCGCCGGCCGCGTGGACGGCCTTGGTGACGTTGTGCCAGCCGTGCACCTGCTCGTCGTTCCAGATGCCAGGCGTGTCGGGGTAGCCGACGCCCATGGCGGTGACCGAGGTCGCCTCGCTGAGGATCAGCCCGGCGCTGGCGCGTTGCACGTAGTACTCGGCCATCAGCGCGTTGGGCACGCGGCCCTCGTCGGCGCGGCAGCGGGTCAGCGGGGCCATGATGATGCGGTTGGGCAGGTCGAGGTCGCCCAGGGTGATCGGGTCGAAGAGCGTAGTCATGTGCAAAGCCTCGCTTGAATCAGTGGGATACGGCGGCGTCGCCGCTGTCAGAGCTCTTGGCTCATCTGCTTGAGGAACGCCTGGATGGTGGCCTCGTTGCGTTTGAAGAAATGCCATTGGCCGACCTTCTGGCTGCTGATCAAGCCAGCGCGCTGCAGGGTGGCCAGGTGCGCGGAGACGGTCGACTGCGACAGGCCGCAGCGTTGGTCGATCTGCCCGGCGCAGACACCGTTGTCGGTGCTGTGCTGCTGATCGGGGAACTGCACCGCCGGGTCCTTCAGCCAGGCGAGGATTTCGCGCCGGACCGGGTGGGACAGGGCTTTTATGATTTCGTCGAGATCAATCGGCATGGCGGATTCTCAGGCTGCTTAACGGTATATCGCGATGAGGCGAAATATAAATCGATGGTTCGCGATATACAAATATGAAAGTGTTCTGAGTTGAGGCGTAATCGCTATATCGGGCCGTGACGATGGGGACTGGGCGAGTGCTAGACTGCCGCCATGAACTACCTCGCACACTTGCACCTTGGCGGCGATGCGCCGCAACAATTGCTTGGCAGCCTGTATGGCGATTTCGTCAAGGGCACGCTGGAGGGGCGATTCCCCCCTGTGCTGGAGGCGGCGATCCGGCTGCACCGGCAGATCGACAGCTACACCGACAGCCATCCCTTGGTGCTGGCGGCGCTGGCGCGTTTCCCCCGGGAGCGGCGGCGTTTTGCCGGGATCGTGCTGGACGTGTTCTTCGACCACTGCCTGGCGCGGCATTGGGGCGAGTATGCCGAACAGCCGCTGGCACAGTTCACCGGCGGCTTCTACAAGGTGCTGCTAGCCGAGCCGGAACTGCCAGGCCGGCTGGCGCGGATCGCGCCGTTCATGGCGGCGGATGACTGGCTGGGGGCTTATGGCGACTTCGCCATGCTGGAGCAAGTGTTCCAGGGCATCGCTCGGCGCCTGTCACGGCCGGAAGTGATGACGGGGATGATGGGCGAGGTGGAGCGGTTGTATACGCCGTTGCTGGCGGATTTTCGCGAGTTCTATCCGCAATTGCAGGCGTTCGCCGCGGCGAAGCGCTCCGAATCTCCGGCGAGCTCGTAGGAGCGGCTTCAGCCGCGATCACCGGCAAAGCCGGTGCCATCCCCCATGGTTGGTCACAGTTGCCTTTCAGGCCCGAAAATCAGATTTAACCTCTTTCGTGTAGTCCATTTCCCAAACATACTCCCACCGCCCTTTTTCCGTTGCGGTCGTTCTGGCACGGCTCTAGTCTCGGCGGGTCGCTTGAATCAGCGACCGGCTTTGACAGGCCGACTTCCAAGAGCAACTTCAACTGTTTCGCTTTTCATGGCGGCTGTATGTGGGGCACTTCGTGTGCGCCGGGGTTTTGCTCTTGCTGACCGGTCTGTCAACCCATGTACAGCTGCCACCCTCTTGTTTGACAGCAGACGGTGGTGGTCCCACTCATCAGCAAGAGGTAGTCATGTTAAAAATCGTCCCCGACCCTCCCCACAACCCTCACTCCCTTGAAGACACCCTCATCCAGGCCACCGAGTACGCCCTGTGCGCATTGACCGTGGCCTATCAGGCGGTACTGGCCCAGCCCAGGTCCCCGGCCACAATCCTGATGATGGTGTCGATGCACGAAGTCGAATCGCTGCGCGTGCTGCTCGAGTCGGCGTTGATCCAGGTGCAGATGCCGGCGCAGCCGCGGGTACTGCACTAGGCCCTGGCTAGCCCTGTTCGCCGACAAGCCGGCTCCTACGAAAAACGCCACGCTCCACCTGTAGGAGCCGGCTTGCCGGCGAAAGGGCCCGCCCAGGCCCCCACCACTTCAGGGAGAAAAACAATGACCACAGACGACACCACCCCCAACACCACCGCTGGCAAAACCAAGTTCTACCAAGGCGAAGGCCAGACCGCCCCGTTGTTCTGCATCGAACCCGGCATCCCTTGCCAGCATGCCCGCGAACAGGCCTCGGAACTGATGGGCTGCGTGCGCGACCTGACTATTGCCGGGATCATGGAGGAAAAGCCGCAACTGCTCTGGGCGTCGTACTATCTGAGTGCGCTGGCCAAGGCGCTGATGGATGATGCGGAGCTGGGTATGAGGCATTGAGGCAGGAACGGCTCGGTCTGGGTGTCTTGCAGCCAGTCGGGCTGGGTCGATCATGCAATGCATACATCGTGGGGCGGCAAGTGCCGCCCCTATTGTGCTGTTGTTTAGCCCACTGTGGCTGTGTTCGGATATCGTCTCAGAACTGCGTCGCCGACTGTTTGTGTAGATGCCGGCCAAGACGTCGCAACGGTGGTCAGTCTTGAACTTGCTAGGAATGAGAGTTCGGTCGGAAATTGCCAGATTTTAGCTCAGTACTTCCCGTATATTAACCTGGAAATGCTTGATTTAAATTAAGCATTTCCTTCGTTCATCTAGTTTCTTGGTGCTCGGGTTTTGGTGTGGCTTGGAATCGTTTGTAAAGTGCGGTTTTTAGTTTTCTATAGGGCTTCGGGGCGTCTTCTCTGTTTAAGGGGGAGCTCATGTCGCTTTCGGTTAATGTGCTGGTCACCATTCGAATTGCCAAGTGTTCATGCTCACCAGATTTATCAAGAGAGCTTTCTAGTGTTTCGATAAGATAAGCGCCTCGTGAGCAGGTTTCGTTAAACCTGATCACGTAATAGTCATCTATCGTCATTGCTCCTTCCTTTCGAGTTTCATCAAAGAAGAATTTTAGTGATCTTGATGCTGGCAGGTTCTTTATGAGTGTTGTCAATCTGGCGCGAGGCCCTATTTCGAATGCGTTGCCAATGGGGATTTTCTTATTGAAATATTGTTTATGGAGTATCCAGAGTGGGTTTTTTTTATGAAATATATCTATATAATTTTCATAGGAGTGAAAATCACAGGTCTCGCCAGTCAAGTAATATCCGGCATTCTCCAGTGTTTCCGGGGAGAAGTCGGAAACGCCAAGAAGTTCGGGTTTTTCTACGCAGCCATCGCGCAGAAAAATATCGACAAGTTCAAATAGTTCCATGATTCGCCTCATCGTGCAGGATTCGTTTTCGAAGCATGATGCTTATTCAAGATATCCCTGGTCTTAGCAAGTTCTTCCACTCTATTGGATTTCGGGTTGGCATCGATTCCGGCTTGGGCAGCAGATGCCATTTTCTTGACGTTGCTGGGCTCTTCAAGATACTCAACAATGCACTCGCATGCTTTTTTCCATTCACCAGGCTTCATGTTGCGAGTGGCTGGGTCAACCGGTACAAACTCAATACGCTCACCGGACGCATCGGGAGTCAACCCGATATGTCCTTTTTTGGGGAGGCCAGGGCCTTGGATGTTTACATGGACGCCTCGGTTCATCACATCCCCTCCAGCTGTGTTGCCCGTAACTTTGTGCTCGTTACGTTTGGCTAAGCCTAGCGGGTCGCACCATCCTATTGGGTTAGGTGAGTAAACATAAAGGTTAATACCTCCTGAATACTGAATGATGTCTTGATTTACGAAACGGCCTAGGTGGGGGTCATAGTATCGATAGCGGTTGTAGTGCAGCCCGGTCTCATGATCGTGGTATTGGCCCTGGAAGCGAAGCGGGTTGCTCAGGCCGTGCTGTTTGGCCCACGCCGAGCGCTCCTCCCTCACTTCACCCCACGCCTTGTACTGCCCTGCCCAAGCGATGTGGCCGTGCTCATCGGTCAGCTCCATCGGCGTGCCGAGGTGGTCGCAGTGGTACCAGGCAATCGCGTCGAACGCTTGTGGCTTCACCTCGGTATGCCACAACGGGTCCTGATCGAAGTCATATTCACGCTGACCCCAGTCCGGTTGCTTGTGCAAGCGGATCGGGCTCTTGTGCAGGGCCTGGGCGACCGGCACGAAGCTGCCCGGTTCGTACAGATAGTGCACGGTGCGACCGGTGTCGCCTTCGTCGCGTGGCGGTGAGCTCTCCCAGGCCAGGGTGTCGCCATCCCAGCCAAACAGGGTGAAGCCACAGCCGAGTTCACGTTGGCGCTTGGCCCGTTGCAGCTGGTTCCAGCCGGTGCCCGCTTCCGGGCGGTCCCAGAAGTGCGCCACCGAATGCTTGTGCAAACGCCGGCCCAGGGCGTCGTAGCTGTAGTCGACCTTGAGCTTATCGTCGTTGTAACTGGCCAGCCGGTCGAACAAGTCCCAGGTGAAGTGGGCATGGGCGCCGTTGTGCAGGCGGTGGATCAAATTGCCGCGTTCGTCGTAGCGGTAATGAGTACCCGCGTACTCGCGCAGCAGGTTGTCCATCAGCTTGTTACGCCGTGGATCGGCTTCCAGCGGGCGGTTCAGTTCCTGGGTTTTCTGGTCCAGCAGGTTACCGGCCGGGTCGAAGGCAAAGGTTTCCACGCCCAGGCGGCTGGTGGCCTTGAGCAGGCGACCGACCGGATCGTACTGGTACTCCAGCTGCCCACGACGGCTGTCGTGGATATTGGTCAGCTGGCCGGCGGCGTCATAGCGGTACTGACGCTTGAGCAGCGTGGACTGGCCGTCGTGGCTGCCCAACAACTGTTCCTGCAAGCGCCCGGCCGGGTCCCAGGCCTGGGTCTGCATCAGCTTATTGCCCTGATGCCGCACGGTTTCGCGGTGCAGGTCGTCGCGCTCGTAAGCCAGCATTTCGTGCTGGTCGAGGGTCATGCCGAGCAGGTGGCCGCTGCCGTAGGTCAGCCAGCTGACCTTGTGGCCGTCCGGACGGATCGTTGCAGTGCGCTGGTTGAGGGCGTCGTACTCGTGCTGCCATACCGCAACCATCGGCGTGCCGGTGGCCAAGTAATACTGGTGCTCGCGGGTCAGGTTACCGGCTTCATCGTGGAACCATTGCAGCTTGCTGGCGGCGTTGACGGCCTGGATCAACTGGTCGTTGCCGTCGTAGGCAAAGGTTTCGCTCTGGCTTTGGTTGCCCAGGCGGGCCGTGCGCTCACTCAATCGGCCCATGGGGTCGAAGGTCAGCTCGATACGGCGCTGGCCGACTTGGGTCGAGGCGAGGCGACCGCTGTACGGGTCGTACTGGTAACGGGTGACCAGGCCATCGAAGCCGGTTTCTTGCAGCAGTCGGCCGACCGGGTCGTAGAGGAAGGTGGCCTTGCTGGTGTTCTCGTTTTCCAGCCCGATCAAGCGGCCGAGCTTGTCCCAGCGGTAGTGCAAGGTGTGCTCATTGGCGTCGACGCGTTCGGCAAGCATCCCCGCAGCGGTATAGGACCAGGTGGTGCAGCGGTCGAGCGCGTCGACGTGGGCAGCAGGCGACCTTCGGCGTCGTAGTTGAAACGCTCCTCGGTCTTGTCCGGGTGGGTGACCTTGGCTAGCTGTCCGGCCTGGTACTCATAGGCGGTCTTGTTGTTGGCCGCGTCGGCGAATTCGGTCAGCTGGCCGAAGGCGTTGTACGTCCATTGGCTGGTTTTGCCGGAGCAGTCGGTGTACTCAAGCAACTGCCCGGCATCGTTGTAGGCCAGTGTCTTCTCGTTGCCCAGCGCATCCTTGATCGCCTTGACCAACCCGGCCGGGGTATAGGCGAACTCGGTCTTGTTGCCCAACGGGTCGACGCTCTCGACCAGGTTGCCGCGCTCGTCGTAGTCACGCTGCCACAAGCCCCCCTCGGCATCGCGCAGCTTGATCGGCTGGTCATGATCGTCGTAGGCGTAGTGCACCGTGCTGTGGTCGGCGCGGATGTGCTGCAGCAGGTTGCTGCGTTCATCGTAGGTGTAGCGGTCCTGGCTGCCGTCGGGGTGGACGTGGCGGATGACGTTCTTGCGTTCATCGCGGAATAGCCACTCCTCGCGGCCGTCCGGGTGGATCAGGCGGTAGGTGTAGCCGAGGGCGTCGTAGTAGTGCCAGGTTTCCTGGCCGTGGGCGTCGGTGACATAGGTCAGGCGGATGTTCGGGTCCCAGGCCAAGCGGGTCTCGAAGCTGCCGTCGTCGGCCCACTCGTGGATGGCCTTGGCCTGTGGGCCGCTGCCGTCCCATTCCAGGTTGATGCCGCGCCCGGTGCGGTCGGTGTAGCGGGTCACCAAGTGATGCTGGTACTGGTAGTGCCAGGCGGCGCCGTGCTCGTCCTGGGCGGCGATCAGGTCGCCTTGAGCGTCGTAGTGGTAGCCGCACAGCTGGCGCAGCGGCGTGCCGTCGACCACCTGCCACAGGCCCTGGATATGCCCATGGTCGTCGAGCAGGGTGCCCAGTTGCAGGTGGACTTTTTCGGGGTCGTTGTCGGAGTAGGTGTTGATGTCTGACAGCACCGGGCGGCCGTTGAATTGGTGCTCGTAGTGCAGCATTGCCCCGGCGCCACTGCGCAGCTGGATGTGCGTCAGGTAGAAGCGGTCACCCTGGCGGGCATAGGTTTCGCGGCGGTCCAGGCCACGTAGCACCACCAGTTGCTGCTCGGCGGTGCGTACCAGGCTGAGGTACTCGATCGGATCGTAGTGCGGCTTGCCGACCTTGGGCAGCGGGTAGTCGTGGCTGCGGCCGTCGCTGTCGTGGAACACCACGCCCTTGTCCACGACATCGAGGCAGGTGGTGAACTCGGTGATCCAGCGGACGCCGAGGCTGCCGTCGTCCAGCTTGGCCAGCCGCGAGTTGTACACCCGCGTCCAGTTGACCGGGAACGGCCCGGACAGACTGAAATCCTGATGGGCCAGCGTCTCGTCACCGAGCACATGGCCGATGCTGAAGCCGGTGCAGGCACACGGCCCGTTCTTCGCAGGCTTGGGCTGCTTGTTGGCGCGAACCTGGCTGCGTACCACCTCGGTCGGCCCTTCCGCATGAACATGCCGGGCCTGATGAGTAACGCCGGGGCGGATGGCGACGGCCATGCCTGGGCGGCGCGGGTTGGCCAGCACGGTCTCGAGCAGGCGGGTCAGCAGCCAGGCGATGCTGTTTTCCAGGCCGGCGCTGCCCAGCGCTTCCAGGCGCTGGGGCACGACCTTGGTCAGGTCTTCGAGGGTGCGGATCAGGGGACCCAACAGGGTGTCCAGTTCACCGCTGAAGTGTCGGGCGACGCTGTTGTAACCGTCCTTGAGGCTGCCCTCGGTGGCGTTGGCCAGGGCCGACAGGGCCAGGCGCCAGGCGTCGGTCTCCAGGGCTGAGTCGTACAGCGCCACCTGGGCCATCTGCGCGCGGGCCAGGCGGTGGCTGCTGGCGGCATCCAGGTCGCCACGGGCCGCAGAGTCAATGGTCTTGGCCAGGCTGCTGAACAACAGGCGTGCGGTGTCGGCGGCGGCACTGAGCATCGCCGGCAACTGGGCTAGGGCCTCGCGCACGTAGTGTTCCAGGGCGCCGCGGATATTGGCGTGCAGGTGGCCGTCGATGATCTCCAGGATCACCGCGCCGATGTGCGCGCCGGGGCGGCGGCGCAGGGTCTGGCGGGTCAGCTGCAGCACCGGGCGCAGCACCGTGCGGGCCCGGGATAGGCCAGGCGGATAGGGGACGATACCGATCAGGTTGATGCCCAGGCTGACCCACAGCAGCGGGTCGGGGGAAGGGTTTTCGACCAGTTCGAGGATGTCGATCAGCGCGTCCATGCAGGACAGGGCGTTGGCCATCACCGGCACACTTTCGGCGGCCTGGCGCAGCAGTTGCAGGTCGACCAGGCCGTAGCTGATTTCCTGCAGCCAGTGGTCGACGGACGCGGCGGCGGCGCCGAGGTCTTCGCTGAGGAGGGTGTCGAGGGGAGCGATGGCGATCTGGATTTCGCGCTCGCTGGGCGCGGGCGCGGCGGGTGTAGCAGACAAAGTGAAAGGGCCTTCCTAGGCGGGGGACGTTGAGGTCCCGGGTGGTCCGTGAGGGCGAAATGATACTAAGGCAGGGGCGGTCCGGCCATGGGGGAAACCCTGAGGGGGGTGTGGGAATGCTGAGGGGGCAGCAGGCCTGTGTAGGAGCGGCTTCAGCCGCGATGCAAGCGGCGCGGTGCCTGACACCCGCTTTGCGGGTGATCGCGGCTGAAGCCGCTCCTACAGAGGTCGCGCCGAATCCTGATGCTCAGGCGGCCTTGGCCTGCCGGCGGGGCTCGATCTCCTCGACGCCGAACAACGCCAACTGGATCGCCTGCTGCGCCTGGAACGCCAGCGCGGCGCGTTCTTTGCCCATGCTGCAGATCGGCGGTATCAGGTGGATCACCACCTCGCCCCGGTCATGCCCGAACAGGCGCATCAGGTGCGACACCAGATCGTCCTCGCCAATGAACGGCGCGATCAGGTCGGGCTCGCCCGCGCGCAGGTACTGGATCGCCACCGGCTGCAGCGGCGTGCCCTGGTCGATGGCCCCGGCCAGCAGCCGACCATGGAAGGTGCGCAGGCTGCGGCCATCGGTGGTGGTGCCTTCGGGGAAGATCAGCAGCGGACGAGCCTGCCCCAGCTGGCCAGCGATCTGCTCACGCAGGCGCTGGGCGTCGCCGCCGCCGCGGCGGATGAACAGCGTCCCGGCCTTCTCGGCCAGCCAGCCGGCCACCGGCCAGTGGCGCACCTCGGCCTTGGACAGGAACGACAACGGGGTGAGCATGCCGAGCAGGGGGATGTCGGTCCACGACACGTGGTTGCACACCCACAGCATCGGCCGTTGCGGCAGGGCACCGACCACGCGCACTTCGAAGGGCAGGGCGGCGACCAGGCGCCCCATGAACAGGCGGGTCCAGCGTTGGCGGCGTTCGGTGGAGGCGTTCAGCCCCAGGCGCTCGCCCAGGGCGATGCTGCTGGCCATGGCCAGGCCCAGTACCAGCACCAGGCACAGCCGCAGCAG includes the following:
- a CDS encoding alkene reductase, with product MTTLFDPITLGDLDLPNRIIMAPLTRCRADEGRVPNALMAEYYVQRASAGLILSEATSVTAMGVGYPDTPGIWNDEQVHGWHNVTKAVHAAGGRIFLQLWHVGRISHPSYLNGELPVAPSAIQPKGHVSLVRPLSDYPTPRALETEEIADIVEAYRSGAENAKAAGFDGVEIHGANGYLLDQFLQSSTNQRSDRYGGSLENRARLLLEVTDAVIEVWGPGRVGVHLAPRADAHDMGDADRAETFTYVARELGKRGIAFICSREKEADDSIGSLIKQAFGGPYIVNERFDKASANAALAAGKADAVAFGIPFIANPDLPARLAADAALNAPHPETFYGKGPVGYIDYPRM
- a CDS encoding lysophospholipid acyltransferase family protein, with the protein product MRRLRASARLLRLCLVLVLGLAMASSIALGERLGLNASTERRQRWTRLFMGRLVAALPFEVRVVGALPQRPMLWVCNHVSWTDIPLLGMLTPLSFLSKAEVRHWPVAGWLAEKAGTLFIRRGGGDAQRLREQIAGQLGQARPLLIFPEGTTTDGRSLRTFHGRLLAGAIDQGTPLQPVAIQYLRAGEPDLIAPFIGEDDLVSHLMRLFGHDRGEVVIHLIPPICSMGKERAALAFQAQQAIQLALFGVEEIEPRRQAKAA
- a CDS encoding ACP phosphodiesterase, with amino-acid sequence MNYLAHLHLGGDAPQQLLGSLYGDFVKGTLEGRFPPVLEAAIRLHRQIDSYTDSHPLVLAALARFPRERRRFAGIVLDVFFDHCLARHWGEYAEQPLAQFTGGFYKVLLAEPELPGRLARIAPFMAADDWLGAYGDFAMLEQVFQGIARRLSRPEVMTGMMGEVERLYTPLLADFREFYPQLQAFAAAKRSESPASS
- a CDS encoding ArsR/SmtB family transcription factor gives rise to the protein MPIDLDEIIKALSHPVRREILAWLKDPAVQFPDQQHSTDNGVCAGQIDQRCGLSQSTVSAHLATLQRAGLISSQKVGQWHFFKRNEATIQAFLKQMSQEL
- a CDS encoding DUF3077 domain-containing protein; protein product: MTTDDTTPNTTAGKTKFYQGEGQTAPLFCIEPGIPCQHAREQASELMGCVRDLTIAGIMEEKPQLLWASYYLSALAKALMDDAELGMRH